In the Acidovorax sp. A79 genome, one interval contains:
- a CDS encoding DUF484 family protein codes for MTSHIPPITEDDIAQFLTNTPGFFERHAEVLASVQITSPHGARAVSLQERQAEMLREKIKGLEQRIMEMVRNSTENAAIAHKVHQWTSALLQVRDPFDLPQAVVDGVRTLFEVPQAAVRVWEVAAPYIDADFTQGASEDARAFASSLTMPFCGPNLGFEPAGWLAAEAGEPAQSLALLPLREGAIDSATPAFGLLVLGSQDPQRFDATMGTEFLSRMAELASAALLRLK; via the coding sequence ATGACGTCCCACATCCCCCCGATCACCGAAGACGACATCGCCCAGTTCCTCACCAACACGCCGGGCTTCTTCGAACGCCATGCCGAGGTGCTGGCCAGCGTGCAGATCACCAGCCCCCACGGCGCGCGCGCCGTGAGCCTGCAGGAGCGCCAGGCCGAGATGCTGCGCGAGAAGATCAAGGGCCTGGAGCAGCGCATCATGGAAATGGTGCGCAACAGCACCGAAAACGCCGCCATCGCTCACAAGGTGCACCAGTGGACGAGCGCGCTGCTGCAGGTGCGCGACCCGTTCGACCTGCCGCAGGCGGTGGTCGATGGCGTGCGCACCCTGTTCGAGGTGCCCCAGGCCGCGGTGCGCGTGTGGGAGGTGGCCGCGCCGTACATCGATGCCGACTTCACCCAGGGCGCCAGCGAAGACGCCCGCGCGTTCGCCTCGTCGCTGACCATGCCGTTCTGCGGCCCCAACCTGGGGTTCGAGCCCGCAGGCTGGCTCGCGGCCGAGGCGGGCGAACCCGCCCAGTCGCTGGCCCTGCTGCCGCTGCGCGAAGGCGCCATCGACAGCGCCACGCCCGCGTTCGGCCTGCTGGTGCTGGGCTCGCAAGACCCCCAGCGGTTTGATGCCACGATGGGCACGGAATTTCTGTCGCGCATGGCAGAACTCGCCAGTGCCGCCCTGCTGCGGCTGAAGTGA